Below is a window of Caldichromatium japonicum DNA.
TCGAGGCACTGGCGATGCAAGAAGAGCTACAAAGCAAATATACCGGCGGTACGGTCTTGCATCTTTATATGAACGAGCGGATCTCTTCCGCCGCGGCATGTAAACGCCTGGTGCGCCGTGCTTTAGAAAATTTCCGCCTGCCTTATATAACGGTGACGCCGATCTTTTCGATCTGCCCCAAACACGGTTATATCGCTGGTGAACATCCATATTGCCCCATCTGCGATCAAGAGCTGATTGCACGTAAACGCAAGACCCAATGCGCCGACCTGATGTGTGAAACGATGTATTGAAGGAGCAGACCATGCAAGAGACGATCAAGATCCAAGCTGTTGAACTGAAGACCGAAGAACGCACCCCGTGCGAAGTCTGGACGCGGGTCATGGGCTACCATCGCCCGGTCTCGGCGTTCAATGCCGGCAAGCAATCTGAACATCGCGAGCGTCGATATTTCCGCGAGGGGGTACTGGACAATATTGCTGTCTGCTGCGACCAAGTGCAGATCCTCGAAGACGCCCATGCCTGACGGTGCCTGCCCCGCCACAAGACCTACTGCCCCAACCGCCGAGGCCTTACGGGTCGGCGGGCTGGTGCCCTTGACGACCCTGGATTATCCAGGCGAGCTGGCGGCGGTGGTCTTTTGTCAGGGCTGTCCGTGGTGGTGTCGCTATTGCCACAATGGACATCTGCTCGAGGCCACTGAGAGACCGCCATTCACCTGGGCAAGGATCGAAGGCTTTTTGCGACAGCGGCAGGGACTACTCGATGCGGTGGTCTTCAGCGGCGGTGAACCGACCGCCCAGACCGCCCTAACCGCTGCCCTGCAAGCGGTCCGGGCGCTGGGGTATAAGATCGGGCTCCATACCAGCGGCGCCTATCCTGAGCACCTGCCTGCCATCCTACCGTTCATCGATTGGGTGGGGCTGGACATCAAGGCCCTGCCCGAGGACTACCCGGCCATCACCAGGGTCCCGGCCTCAGGCCAGCGGGCCTGGGAGACGTTGGAGATCCTGGTGGGGGCCGGCGTCGATCTCGAGGTCCGCACCACCCTGATGCCTAATTGGACGCCTGACTATGTGCGGTGCTTAAGCGAGCGCCTCGCCGATGCGGGGGTGCGTCACTATGCGCTCCAGGTCTGCACACTCGCGCACGCGCTCGACCCGTCCTTACCGCTCTATAGCACGCCGCCCCAGACGCTTGCCTCAGCCGTGGACCCCAACTGCTTCGCCCGTCTAGAGGTTCGCGGTCTCTAAATCTAAGTTACGTTGCATCCTGCTTCTTGAGCTGTCCTGATGTCGTGGGCATGGAAAGACGAGACATGAGATTGCTGTCGTTTGCGGCGCGCGAAGAGCGGCGGCGTCAGGTGGTGAGTTTGCGGCGGCGTGGCTGGAGGTATGAAGCGATAGGCGCGCAGAGGGGATTGTTGGGCGCAGGGGTGTTCGACATCTGCAAAGGCTATGGGCGCGAAGGGGCCCAAGGGCAAGGGGGGTGGGCGCAAGGTGGGCGAGAAGCGGGCGCTGTTGGCGGAGCAGGACGCCCAGATACGCAAGCTCATGTGCGACGGGACACCGGATCAGCTGAAGCTGCCGTTTGCGCTGTGGAGCCGGCAGGCGGTGCGGCAGTTGATCCTCGACCGTTTTGGCATCGAGCTCAGGCCGCAGGGGGAAGGCAAGTACTTGGCGCGCTGGGGATTGACGCCCCAGAAACCGATTCGGCGCGCCTATGAGCAAAGCCCGCCGGCGGGCAAGACGTGGCTTGAGGAGACCTACCCGGACATTGCCCGGCGCGCCAAGGCCGAGGGCGCCGAAATCCACTGGGGCGATGAAACGGGGCTGCGCTCGGACGAGGTGCGCGGGCGCTCTTATGCGCCGGCGATCAAGACGTCCGAGATTCGCGTCACGCACCGTCGCGAAGGCCTGTCGGTGATCTCGACGCTGA
It encodes the following:
- the nrdD gene encoding anaerobic ribonucleoside-triphosphate reductase; this encodes MQETIKIQAVELKTEERTPCEVWTRVMGYHRPVSAFNAGKQSEHRERRYFREGVLDNIAVCCDQVQILEDAHA
- a CDS encoding anaerobic ribonucleoside-triphosphate reductase activating protein, whose protein sequence is MPDGACPATRPTAPTAEALRVGGLVPLTTLDYPGELAAVVFCQGCPWWCRYCHNGHLLEATERPPFTWARIEGFLRQRQGLLDAVVFSGGEPTAQTALTAALQAVRALGYKIGLHTSGAYPEHLPAILPFIDWVGLDIKALPEDYPAITRVPASGQRAWETLEILVGAGVDLEVRTTLMPNWTPDYVRCLSERLADAGVRHYALQVCTLAHALDPSLPLYSTPPQTLASAVDPNCFARLEVRGL